A window of Brachybacterium fresconis contains these coding sequences:
- the treS gene encoding maltose alpha-D-glucosyltransferase, translated as MPLNAAQFSPQGPGVDYDPHWYRKAVFYEVLVRAFADGNGDGTGDFTGLIDRLDYLQWLGIDCLWLPPFMASPLRDGGYDISDYEAVLPEFGSITDFERLVSEAHQRGIRVLIDLPMNHTSDKHPWFLESRSDPEGPYGDFYVWSDTDEKYAEARIIFVDTEESNWSFDPVRRQFFWHRFFSHQPDLNFENPKVREAIFDVVRFWMDKGIDGFRADAIPYLFEQEGTDGENLPATHDFLADLRSYVDAHWPGRVIVAEANQWPRDVVEYFGTEDRPECHMCFHFPVMPRLFYALREGSARQIIDILADTPDIPAGAQWGTFLRNHDELTLEMVTGEERTAMLGWYAPDSRMRANVGIRRRLAPLLDNSRSETELIHALLLSMPGSPFLYYGDEIAMGDNIWLDDRDAVRTPMQWTPDRNAGFSEITDPGKLYLPVIQSLVHHYVTTNVEAQMAHSSSLLHFVRWMLAVRREHDAFGMGDHAHVAADSDRVLAFTRTYDGADHGEEADFHAETLLCVFNLSAQPVTATLDLADFARRTVRDLFGGHEFPPVDADGTLTVMLGPHGYYWLKVRALHPDGEPMTATTTLPVIAEG; from the coding sequence ATGCCCCTGAACGCTGCGCAGTTCTCCCCTCAGGGCCCCGGGGTCGACTACGACCCCCACTGGTATCGCAAGGCCGTCTTCTACGAGGTGCTCGTGCGCGCCTTCGCCGACGGCAACGGGGACGGCACCGGGGACTTCACCGGCCTCATCGACCGCCTGGACTACCTGCAGTGGCTGGGCATCGACTGCTTGTGGCTGCCTCCCTTCATGGCCTCCCCGCTGCGGGACGGCGGGTACGACATCTCCGACTACGAGGCGGTGCTGCCGGAATTCGGCTCGATCACCGACTTCGAGCGTCTGGTCTCCGAGGCCCACCAGCGCGGCATCCGGGTGCTCATCGATCTGCCGATGAACCACACCTCGGACAAGCACCCGTGGTTCCTCGAGTCGCGCTCGGATCCCGAGGGGCCGTACGGCGATTTCTACGTGTGGTCGGACACCGACGAGAAGTACGCCGAGGCGCGCATCATCTTCGTGGACACCGAGGAGTCGAACTGGAGCTTCGACCCGGTGCGCCGCCAGTTCTTCTGGCACCGCTTCTTCTCCCACCAGCCGGACCTGAACTTCGAGAACCCGAAGGTCCGCGAGGCGATCTTCGACGTGGTGCGGTTCTGGATGGACAAGGGGATCGACGGCTTCCGGGCCGACGCCATCCCGTACCTGTTCGAGCAGGAGGGCACGGACGGGGAGAACCTCCCGGCCACCCATGACTTCCTCGCGGACCTGCGCTCCTACGTCGATGCGCACTGGCCCGGGCGCGTGATCGTCGCCGAGGCCAACCAGTGGCCGCGCGATGTCGTGGAGTATTTCGGCACCGAGGATCGACCCGAGTGCCACATGTGCTTCCACTTCCCCGTGATGCCGCGGCTGTTCTACGCGCTGCGCGAGGGCAGCGCCCGGCAGATCATCGACATCCTCGCCGATACCCCCGATATCCCCGCCGGCGCCCAATGGGGCACCTTCCTGCGCAACCACGACGAGCTGACGTTGGAGATGGTCACCGGCGAGGAGCGCACCGCGATGCTCGGCTGGTACGCCCCCGATTCCCGGATGCGGGCGAACGTCGGGATCCGTCGGCGGCTCGCCCCGCTGCTGGACAACTCCCGCTCCGAGACGGAGCTGATCCACGCGCTGCTGCTGTCGATGCCCGGGTCCCCCTTCCTCTACTACGGCGACGAGATCGCCATGGGCGACAACATCTGGCTCGATGACCGCGACGCGGTGCGCACGCCGATGCAGTGGACCCCGGACCGCAATGCCGGGTTCAGCGAGATCACCGATCCGGGGAAGCTGTACCTGCCGGTGATCCAGTCGCTCGTCCACCACTACGTCACCACCAACGTGGAGGCGCAGATGGCGCACTCCAGCTCGCTGCTGCACTTCGTGCGCTGGATGCTCGCCGTGCGTCGCGAGCACGACGCCTTCGGCATGGGCGACCACGCCCACGTCGCCGCGGACTCCGACCGCGTGCTGGCCTTCACCCGCACCTACGACGGCGCCGACCACGGGGAGGAGGCGGATTTCCACGCCGAGACGCTGCTGTGCGTGTTCAACCTCTCCGCCCAGCCCGTCACCGCGACGCTCGACCTGGCCGACTTCGCCCGGCGCACGGTGCGGGACCTCTTCGGCGGGCACGAGTTCCCCCCGGTCGACGCCGACGGAACCCTGACCGTCATGCTCGGGCCGCACGGCTACTACTGGCTGAAGGTCCGGGCGCTGCACCCGGACGGGGAACCGATGACGGCCACCACCACGCTGCCGGTGATCGCCGAGGGGTGA